The Spirosoma oryzicola region ATACAAACAAAGTTGACCGGTGCCTACTCTACTCAATAGTCATTTTGAGCAAAAGCCAATCTGATCGTATAATCTAAGCCGCAATAAACATCTGCAATTCAGACATGTAATCGTCCGCTCCTATTGAGTGTAAACGAACAGGAACTGATTTAGGACAACCCATCTCCATCCACCCTTGAATAGTTACGTGTACAAACTGCATAAACGGAGGTTGACCTTCCAATCTGGTAAGAGTTACGGATTTGAACCAGCTTAAGGCTACAACTCCGGCCGCTTTGTGATTCGGATGATTGGGATAACTTACAAAAGCATTTTTCCCGTCTGGTGTTATAAAATGAACATACAGTTGCTGAGGGCTATCTACAAATGTAGGATAGGTATACTGGTAGAATCCTGGTGAAGGAGGGGTAGACAGTTGAGTCATTCGTTGGCTTTAACTTTGAGTAAAAATACAGTTATATCACTAAGTAGTTTTCGAATTTACGGATAAATAAATTACTGATTACAACTTTTTGCAATTTAAGCGTATTTTAATCTTTAAGTCTCCGTTGGGAAATAAACCAGATACGAAGGATATTTTCTTTACCTGAGTGTGCTCTTGGCTGCGATAAAGCCTTTTTGAATAGCGCTTCCGCGAAGAAAATTACAGACTACAGTTAAGCTTTTATCTGAACTTATACGCGTATACGTTGCTTACTAACCCCTAGCAACTACCTATAAACTAAGTAATTAGATTGCTTACCAGCGCTAAGATAAATTAAGTAACTAGCTACAACAGACACCTTACTGCTAGGGCGTGGTGTTTATTATCCGATTGCGAGCTGTCTTATTGACTAGACACAGAAAATCCAGGTAGAAAATCTGTCTGGATTTTACAATTAATTTAACTGTCGCTTAATCAGCCACTATATGGTTATCAGCGTGACAAAGATCAAATGGCTTATCCCCATTTTTTTACTGGCTAACAACTTTATCTGATTTGACTTCAATTAGATCGGCCCCGATAACGCAGTTGAGAATATCCTGAGCCCGAATTGACTGATGCTGATTCAAGGCACGATCATGAACATACAGCTTGATGCTGGCAATTTGTTTTTCCTGTAGTAATTCAATAGCCTCTTCGGTCAATCTGATTGTCGATTGACTGGTATGGATATTTCCATCAAAGGTAGATTCAACGGATGCGGTCGGCCAGTCGAGCGAGGTACCATCCTTAAAAAAGACTGATGCGCCTTTTTGAGGCAGAAATGAGCCGCTCTCCACGTAAAGCTGGACAAAGTAATAGACCTGCCCCTGTTCGTAGACTCGCTTGTAATGAATAGCGTCCGCAGAACGCTTACCCCGGCAAGTAGTCATCACAACGGTCTTATCACTAAACTTATGTGCTTTCCTAACCAGCTCGCTACATTGAGCAAAGCCAGAGCTAGAAAGAAGAAGAATAACTAAGAGCGAGTAAAGAATATGTTTCATTGTTTGATTGACTGTTTTTGGATGGTGCAAAGCTATGCGTTGTTTCTGGCTGCACTAATTATATTTACTAAAGTGCATTTTTTTAAATAATAAAGAACCCACTAAGCTTTTATATACATGTTTTATGACCATATATATCTATATAAGTCACTCGATGAGATCATTTTTATTTTACAAAAAATAAATAGCTGATTTCAATGAGCACTAGGTGGTCTTCAGGACGAGAGAATGGAAGCTGTTGAGGGCTCAAATTCGAATTAAAAGTTAACAGTATCCTAATAGAGAATTAGCCGTTTTATGCTTTCCTAACAAGGACACTTAAAAGCCGTCGTCGACTATGAAAACGATTCACTTTTCAATCAACTTACCCTCCTTTTTTCTGGGTTCGCTTACAGTAATTGGCATCCTACTGCTGACTAATTTCACCTCCGACCCAAACAAACAACCCGATCCGAACGGTACAGACAATCGTCGGTTTCAAGCAGTTTCGAGTGAACGGGAATCGATAATTCTCGACACGAAGACAGGACGGTTCGTAGTGATGCCTAGTTATCTGGGCAAACCGCGCTGGATTAACGCGGATTTTGAGGAGATTCGGGCTAATGGTAAAAAATAGTTCAGAGCCGGGTAGAACCAATAACAGCAATCTACACAGACGTATCTTATCCGTGTAGATTGCTATTAACCTACTTACCAAATACCCAGCTATTTCTGACTCCAAAGCCCAGGGGTGAACTTCTTACAATAGCCTGTATGTCAAGACGGCCTTTCACAGCCAGGACACAGGCATCTGCTCATACGTTTATCCGATTGTGCCTAGCTAACGAGTGAAATAATTTTGCTACACAAATAGCTCGTGGGAGACGGCTTTTGTTTGTGGCATTTCAATGCGCTATGGCCTGCATCAATTCCGATAAACCTCTCCGGCGTTTGTAACCCGTTCATCTTTATAAGGCTATGCAGTCATGAAACAACAAACAACCCTCTTACTAGCCATCCTGGCAATCTTCGTTTTTGCACTAATCTCCTGCGACAAAACAGTTGAGGTTGGCCCGAGTGGATCGACACTGAATACCGACGATCTGGTCAAGGCCATTTCAAAACGGCTAGACGGCAATTGTGTAGGCTATCAACTTGTCGTCTCGGTCAACGGTTCTCAAAAAAGCATCTATGCCTATGGAGATGCCCGTCTGTCCCAGGATGGAAATCCCCGCGCCATGTTTGTCAACGATAAGTACAACATTGCCAGTTGCAGTAAAACAATTACGGCTGCGGCCCTGCTACGAACGCTGAACGCCAAACAGAAAACAGTTGACGATCTAATTCATTCCTATCTACCCGCCCACTGGACATTGGGAACCGGCATAAAAACGATAACCTTCAAACAACTGCTCACTCACCAGTCGGGCTTCGTAGACAAATCATACGGATCAGATTACGGTAGTCTGAAAAAATTAGTGAGCGAGGGATTAGTTGACTCCTCAAAACCCGAGACGTACAACAATGCCAACTACGCACTGATGCGCTTCCTGATTGCTACATTGGCCGATTATTCCGTTACCAAACTACCAGCCAACGCCAATAGTACTACATTGGCGACTGTCGAAAACAAACAGGCCCAGGAGTATGCTGATGCCTACATCGACTACTGTCAAAAGAACGTTTTGGGCGTGTCAGGTAGTGGCATGAGCACTATTGTTTGCAAACCTACCGATCCTAATCCGGCACTTTGCTACCAGTTTCCCAAGGACAATGGTAAAGGGGACAGCTTTGGGGATATGACGCTAACTAATGCCGAGCGTGGCTGGAACATGACTAGTGTACAGATGGCAGCCTTTATGAGTACGCTACATTATACCGAAAAGATTATTCCTAAGAGCCTATCGGATATGATGAAGAATGAGCGGGCAGGTTACGACTTTCGGAACAAGACCGCTGGGGGTATAGCTTATTACGCCAAGAACGGGGGCTATCCGGGTAAGTTTGCGGATAAAGCGAAAGATGGTGCCAACTTCGGGAAAAACTACAATGCAGGGCAGCTCGAATCATGGTTGATTGGTTTTGACAACAACGTTCAGATCGCTTTTATCGCTAATTCCCAAGTTTTTATCACGGCCAACAAAAACGATTCCCCCAACGGCGAATTGGCCTTTAACTCAATTCTTGCGGGTTTTGACGAATGGTATAAATCAGCAAAAAAGTGATGCCCCTCTACCACAAACCAAGTTACTGACCAGACTTTTTGTATTGGTAACCAGCAGGCTCGCTACCATTTTGTAGAATAGTATAGGCTAGTTTGTTCACGAGATTTCAGGCACAGAGCCAACATATTGCTTCCGTATTGATTACATACATATCGTTGTTTCTTTTCCTACGCAAAGGTGAGCTTATGTTGTACACGTGTATTGACCGGTTCACCTTTGCGGTTGCAGGCTACAGGGATAACCTATTAGCGAAGCCGGGAAAATCGAGTAAAACAAACTAGTATATGGAAGCACAAGAAGCACTACGGCAAGTGGCTGTGTATTGGGAAGAAGAGTACACGCGCATGAGCCAACAAGCAGAGACTTTCCCTAGAACGGGTATAACTGATCAGGACAATGAAACAGCGGCCTGGCTGGCAGACGTGAAAGAAATGTATTATAAGAAGTACCAGCAGGCCAAGCAGGATTACATGGATGCCAGCTTTGGGGAAGCAGAGGAGTTGTTGGGCAAGTAGGATGCTTACGGTGCTTGTCCGACGCAACCACTGAAACAAAACAAACAAGTCCGTCGGCAAAATGCACAGGCTACTCTAGTTCCTCTGCATCTCACTTACCTTATCAGCTTCTTATACTAGATTCGGCATAAATGAGCCATCTTCTGGTACAAGGTGGCTTATCAACATTTGGTTAAACACTTAGCCGAAGCGCAGACCTTTCATGCGTTGCTCAGGGTGTTACTACCTAATCAAAAAAATAGACTGGTTCTATGAGAGCCAGTCTATCGCAAAAGCCTTAAAATGACATAACTTACCTTCCTGTAACTGGAAACATACTTATATGTTAGTTCTGTCAAGTAGATAGCTTGTAAAATAAGTCTACTTCGCTGTTCAGCAACGCTTAGAGGCATCAACCTACATCTCCCATCCACTGGCTTTGCTGGTCTGGTGCGGCCGCTCCTGAATCTTTTCAACCCTTTTTACTAACAAAATAGTTAGCACTATAACTAATGTGTCAGTTTTGCCATGAGGAATAGTGTGCCGCAGTCAGTCATAAAGACCAACTTTTTGAGAGCCAAGTTATTTGTCGTCGAAGATAACGACGATCAATGGATGCTTATCCAACAGGCCATGAAGCAAGCTCTAGCCGAAGTGGTTGTCGAGCGTGTCGCTACTTGTGAGCAAGCGTTGGAGAACATTAAAGACTGGCAGTATCAGGACTGGGACGCTCCTAAACTTATTCTGCTGGATTTGTATTTACCCGCTAGTGAGCAGGGCTGGAAAGTTCTGCAAATGATTAAGCAATTGCCTAGTCCCTTGAGTCGTATTCCGGTAGTCATGTTTAGTTCATCGGTCGATAAGAATGATATCATCAAGGCCTATGAACTGGGAGTTGCCTCTTACCTAATTAAACCAACTACCCATGCCGAGTGGACCGTTTACTTTAATCGATTACGTAGCTTCTGGTGGGAAACGGTCGCTTTGCCAGATATGCGCTTCACGCTTTAGGGCAATTCTGCGTTATGCATTTTGCGAAATGTTACTGAGCTCTAGGTACCCCATTGTATAGTTGAATAGCGCAATAAGACGCCCCGCTTTAGGCAAAGCGGGGCGTCTTATTGCGTAATAGCTTTATAAACTGTTGAGATCATGCACACTTGATCGGGTAAGGTTCAATAATTGTGTTCAGCCTTCATTGTACGTTAACGTTATACTACTCATTCACACACTCAACCGCCTTCCTAAACCTTACTTACCATCATTGCATTGATATTCTACTAGTCTCAAACCCAAGAATAAATACAACACTGGTAAGTTGGCTAATCAGCACAGGCTGAAAAGATCAAATCCTTGTCAGGAGAGTCTCCAGCAACCTCCGAATCATCAGTCCTTCTTATTTTTCTGGACGGATAGCTTCTATCATCGATCATCAAAACAACTTATTTCGAGACTTCTTATACTGCTTTTGGCGCAGTTTGTGGAACCATCTATATACTTTTATTAACATTAATACCTATTAATATATAAGTAGTTATCTTTTTATGAAAAAATATAACTACTCAAGATTTACATCTACCTTTATTCAAAAAAATAACAAAACGTATGGATGCAATTTTACCGATCAGTATGCTAGCTGGCGCTTTGACGGCTAGCAGTGTTCTATACTTCAGACTTAATCACAAAGCTAAATGCCCTCGTTGTGATCAACCGTTACAGATTGAACCCAAACAAAAGATGAGCGCGCGGATCATATATTACTGCCATTCATGCAATAAGCGGTTCACCAACGGCAACGACGAATAGAAACAGCCTCCAATCTGGCGCTTAATACCTAATCTAGGATTCAGATAGATATGTTCATAGGTGGTTATCATTGGGTTACACCTGCTAGTAAATAACAACAGCAGCCCAAGTTTTTTTGCGCATTTTTGCGCTCCCTATGAGCGATCTTTCCGCCCAGTACCTTACTATCTGGTTGGTACTCAGTATAATTGTTGGAGTAATTGGCAGCACAAGAACCATTGGTTTAGCCAAAAGTTTCTTTTGGTCGCTGGTACTTAGCCCCATTGGCGGAATAATACTAGTATTAACATCAGAGCGTAAACTAGCCAGTGGCACTTCACAGGAAGCAGGCGTTGACGCTGCCGAGTCTATAAGCTTGAAAGACCAAATGCTTCAAGAATTGAAGACTGAGTATCAAGCGGGCAGACTTAGCAAGCAAGAGTACAAATTCGCCCAAAAGGAAGTTATCAGCCGTTATCCGAGTTAACCCACCGCCGGGTAATAGAATAGAGCTTTTAAAGCAGTTTTATTGACATTGTAAACTCACTTCCGCAGACCGTCATTACGAACTCGGTCTGGAATACACTAGCCTCTACATTTACCTACTGTATTTTTAGACATGCCTCCCCTTGGTGGGCTGTCCCTGCTTTGAGCATTTTCGATTTGATCGCAAGTAGCCGAACTAACTGCAACCGTATCATGCGGATTTGCGTAGTCAGTTTTTCAAATTTGAGCCTATTAATTTCTCAAAGCCGACCCTATATCATAAAATACGGATCATCGACGCTAATAAATTCAAGAGTGCCTTTACCTCACTATTTAGGATTGGAGGTATTATCCACTGTTATATGAGTTCAAGTTTACACGTAACGGATATTATAAGCCAGGTTCATGTTGTGGCCTGGCTTATTTGTTTACAATGCTCAGTGGCTAAGTCGTTTTTCAATTGAGAAAACAGAATGATAACAGTTCTTCGCTACGGACCTAATTGGACAAAATCTGAAATTCAGCTACAGGCTCAGTAGCCATAAGCCTCTACACTGATTATAACTTCGCTAGTTATCTATCGCTACAAATTTTTTAAGCGGTATGCTAAAACAAAATGGTATTATTTTTCGTATTTATTGCATGCATCATAAAAACAAATTTTAACACCCGGCTCGGTTGAAGCCGGGTGTTTTTGTATTCAATAAGTATACTAAGGATTGGAATTCCAGGTGTTTAAAGCGAATAACCGAAGAGAATAGCTACCAATACTGAC contains the following coding sequences:
- a CDS encoding serine hydrolase domain-containing protein, whose translation is MKQQTTLLLAILAIFVFALISCDKTVEVGPSGSTLNTDDLVKAISKRLDGNCVGYQLVVSVNGSQKSIYAYGDARLSQDGNPRAMFVNDKYNIASCSKTITAAALLRTLNAKQKTVDDLIHSYLPAHWTLGTGIKTITFKQLLTHQSGFVDKSYGSDYGSLKKLVSEGLVDSSKPETYNNANYALMRFLIATLADYSVTKLPANANSTTLATVENKQAQEYADAYIDYCQKNVLGVSGSGMSTIVCKPTDPNPALCYQFPKDNGKGDSFGDMTLTNAERGWNMTSVQMAAFMSTLHYTEKIIPKSLSDMMKNERAGYDFRNKTAGGIAYYAKNGGYPGKFADKAKDGANFGKNYNAGQLESWLIGFDNNVQIAFIANSQVFITANKNDSPNGELAFNSILAGFDEWYKSAKK
- a CDS encoding response regulator, whose translation is MRAKLFVVEDNDDQWMLIQQAMKQALAEVVVERVATCEQALENIKDWQYQDWDAPKLILLDLYLPASEQGWKVLQMIKQLPSPLSRIPVVMFSSSVDKNDIIKAYELGVASYLIKPTTHAEWTVYFNRLRSFWWETVALPDMRFTL